In a single window of the Pseudochaenichthys georgianus chromosome 16, fPseGeo1.2, whole genome shotgun sequence genome:
- the LOC117461600 gene encoding sperm acrosome membrane-associated protein 4-like codes for MSKLVCSLLLLYSLPAVVPLFCYTCVFPAISPLDCIKFPLKCPPEQVCLSSRAVGEKGDFLVVLYEKSCVLPSLCGAKGEKHTMGLNFTFTNECCNTHLCNGAEAPATRYWTGTILTLLMSYSVW; via the exons ATGTCGAAGCTGGTTTGCTCTCTGCTTCTCCTTTACTCTCTTCCAGCAGTGG TTCCCCTCTTCTGTTACACCTGTGTGTTTCCCGCCATCTCACCTCTGGACTGCATCAAATTTCCTCTCAAGTGTCCGCCCGAACAGGTCTGCCTATCCAGCAGAGCGGTGGGTGAGAAAG GAGACTTCCTTGTGGTGTTGTATGAGAAGAGCTGTGTCCTGCCCTCCCTGTGTGGAGCcaagggagagaaacacaccaTGGGACTCAACTTCACCTTCACCAATGAATGCTGCAACACACACCTGTGCAACGGAGCCGAGGCACCTGCGACCCGCTACTGGACTGGCACAATACTCACACTTCTCATGTCATACTCAGTTTGGTGA
- the zp3d.2 gene encoding zona pellucida sperm-binding protein 3d.2 isoform X2: MVYLSLLFMLPLLSTIYGGTVPGFEALTQPTQVMRPPLPQPYLQLPVFVDSRFPLVEKEQFTPSRGTGQEPLPELFRDLLFPARTNITDAPGVKGDSVRISCKSNKMLVQVQRSILGTGEPYSRLKLGSCQISKSTENYIYFKYDLGMCGTKRTIINNQMTYSNKLQYKSPQLQGPIRRAVSFILPVSCFYNRYQYSYKIGYRPKSQPRNIFKPMKNRVKFLLTPQNAQWERLSPSDQYELGQPMYFEAKAPALSEDQRLYVHFCYATPERSHNSTNQFPVVANYGCMVESKDSRSRFILYKKNAVRFSVDAFLFTGMAGQLYMHCSMSVSSSVPTPRAKSCNYDTKERRWVELYGPDSVCTCCDSNCSSAASKVTKVISSRPWTIDPKGKLTTALKRKKVSTAAAATTTTTKVAPQPETKSEVTEWRKSSQPEQRLHCVRRRTLGSTGRLEAEKSPGLRLKVRRSW; the protein is encoded by the exons ATGGTTTACCTGTCCCTGTTGTTCATGCTGCCCCTGTTGTCCACCATTTATGGAGGAACAGTACCGGGGTTTGAAGCTCTAACACAGCCGACCCAAGTGATGAGACCGCCTCTGCCGCAGCCATACCTCCAGCTCCccgtgtttgtggactccaggtTCCCGCTGGTGGAGAAGGAGCAGTTTACTCCATCCAGAGGCACCGGACAGGAGCCTCTACCCGAGCTCTTCCGGGACCTCCTGTTCCCGGCTCGGACTAATATTACCGACGCGCCCGGTGTTAAGGGTGATTCCGTGAGGATTTCGTGCAAGAGCAACAAGATGCTGGTGCAGGTGCAGAGGAGCATTCTGGGCACCGGTGAACCATACTCTCGTCTCAAACTGGGGTCATGCCAAATCAGCAAATCTACAgagaattacatttattttaaatatgatcTAGGCATGTGTGGAACCAAACGCACG ATAATTAATAATCAGATGAcctattcaaacaaactacaatATAAATCACCACAGCTCCAAGGACCAATCAGAAGAGCTGTTTCCTTCATCCTGCCTGTTTCATGCTTTTATAACAG GTACCAATATTCCTACAAAATTGGCTACAGACCCAAGAGTCAACCACGCAATATCTTCAAACCAATGAAGAATAGAGTGAAATTCCTTCTGACGCCGCAAAATG CTCAGTGGGAAAGGCTTTCTCCGTCAGATCAGTACGAGCTTGGGCAACCGATGTATTTTGAGGCAAAAGCCCCGGCCCTGTCAGAAGACCAAAGACTGTACGTCCACTTCTGTTACGCGACTCCAGAGAGGTCCCACAACTCTACAAATCAGTTTCCAGTCGTGGCCAACTATGG GTGTATGGTTGAAAGCAAGGACAGTCGCTCCAGATTCATCCTATACAAAAAAAATGCTGTGAGATTCTCTGTGGATGCCTTCTTGTTCACAGGCATGGCGGGCCAG CTCTACATGCACTGCTCCATGTCTGTAAGCAGCTCTGTCCCCACACCCAGAGCTAAGTCCTGCAACTACGACACAAAAGAAAGAAG ATGGGTTGAGCTGTATGGACCTGACTCGGTGTGCACCTGCTGCGACTCCAACTGTAGCTCTGCTGCATCCAAAG TGACCAAAGTAATCAGCAGCAGGCCGTGGACAATAGATCCTAAAGGGAAACTCACCACAGCCCTGAAGAGGAAGAAGGTctccacagcagcagcagcaacaacgaCAACAACAAAAGTGGCACCTCAGCCAGAGACGAAGAGCGAGGTGACTGAGTGGAGGAAATCTTCGCAGCCTGAACAGAGACTGCATTGTGTAAGGCGGAGGACTCTGGGGAGCACTGGCCGATTGGAGGCAGAGAAGTCACCTGGGTTGAGATTGAAGGTGAGGAGGAGTTGGTGA
- the zp3d.2 gene encoding zona pellucida sperm-binding protein 3d.2 isoform X1 — MVYLSLLFMLPLLSTIYGGTVPGFEALTQPTQVMRPPLPQPYLQLPVFVDSRFPLVEKEQFTPSRGTGQEPLPELFRDLLFPARTNITDAPGVKGDSVRISCKSNKMLVQVQRSILGTGEPYSRLKLGSCQISKSTENYIYFKYDLGMCGTKRTIINNQMTYSNKLQYKSPQLQGPIRRAVSFILPVSCFYNRYQYSYKIGYRPKSQPRNIFKPMKNRVKFLLTPQNAQWERLSPSDQYELGQPMYFEAKAPALSEDQRLYVHFCYATPERSHNSTNQFPVVANYGCMVESKDSRSRFILYKKNAVRFSVDAFLFTGMAGQQLYMHCSMSVSSSVPTPRAKSCNYDTKERRWVELYGPDSVCTCCDSNCSSAASKVTKVISSRPWTIDPKGKLTTALKRKKVSTAAAATTTTTKVAPQPETKSEVTEWRKSSQPEQRLHCVRRRTLGSTGRLEAEKSPGLRLKVRRSW, encoded by the exons ATGGTTTACCTGTCCCTGTTGTTCATGCTGCCCCTGTTGTCCACCATTTATGGAGGAACAGTACCGGGGTTTGAAGCTCTAACACAGCCGACCCAAGTGATGAGACCGCCTCTGCCGCAGCCATACCTCCAGCTCCccgtgtttgtggactccaggtTCCCGCTGGTGGAGAAGGAGCAGTTTACTCCATCCAGAGGCACCGGACAGGAGCCTCTACCCGAGCTCTTCCGGGACCTCCTGTTCCCGGCTCGGACTAATATTACCGACGCGCCCGGTGTTAAGGGTGATTCCGTGAGGATTTCGTGCAAGAGCAACAAGATGCTGGTGCAGGTGCAGAGGAGCATTCTGGGCACCGGTGAACCATACTCTCGTCTCAAACTGGGGTCATGCCAAATCAGCAAATCTACAgagaattacatttattttaaatatgatcTAGGCATGTGTGGAACCAAACGCACG ATAATTAATAATCAGATGAcctattcaaacaaactacaatATAAATCACCACAGCTCCAAGGACCAATCAGAAGAGCTGTTTCCTTCATCCTGCCTGTTTCATGCTTTTATAACAG GTACCAATATTCCTACAAAATTGGCTACAGACCCAAGAGTCAACCACGCAATATCTTCAAACCAATGAAGAATAGAGTGAAATTCCTTCTGACGCCGCAAAATG CTCAGTGGGAAAGGCTTTCTCCGTCAGATCAGTACGAGCTTGGGCAACCGATGTATTTTGAGGCAAAAGCCCCGGCCCTGTCAGAAGACCAAAGACTGTACGTCCACTTCTGTTACGCGACTCCAGAGAGGTCCCACAACTCTACAAATCAGTTTCCAGTCGTGGCCAACTATGG GTGTATGGTTGAAAGCAAGGACAGTCGCTCCAGATTCATCCTATACAAAAAAAATGCTGTGAGATTCTCTGTGGATGCCTTCTTGTTCACAGGCATGGCGGGCCAG CAGCTCTACATGCACTGCTCCATGTCTGTAAGCAGCTCTGTCCCCACACCCAGAGCTAAGTCCTGCAACTACGACACAAAAGAAAGAAG ATGGGTTGAGCTGTATGGACCTGACTCGGTGTGCACCTGCTGCGACTCCAACTGTAGCTCTGCTGCATCCAAAG TGACCAAAGTAATCAGCAGCAGGCCGTGGACAATAGATCCTAAAGGGAAACTCACCACAGCCCTGAAGAGGAAGAAGGTctccacagcagcagcagcaacaacgaCAACAACAAAAGTGGCACCTCAGCCAGAGACGAAGAGCGAGGTGACTGAGTGGAGGAAATCTTCGCAGCCTGAACAGAGACTGCATTGTGTAAGGCGGAGGACTCTGGGGAGCACTGGCCGATTGGAGGCAGAGAAGTCACCTGGGTTGAGATTGAAGGTGAGGAGGAGTTGGTGA
- the fli1rs gene encoding fli-1 proto-oncogene, ETS transcription factor-related sequence isoform X2: MDCTIKEALSVVSEDQPIFEPPYTAVHMKAEMTSPGAFSQASKSPEHTEPEWGGSSAQNPGKRGEHVNGTSRESPVDCSVVNKRSRHMSNDGAPMPYQASYPEPRVSPQTATPPSSATEEKRVIVPADPEVWTQDHVRQWLDWAIKEYVLEEVDVMLFQALDGKALCKMTKEDMMRLTSAYNADILLSHLSYLRQSSPTFSYSTTPTNTTPPQQPRLQVKAESGFDEISCRGSWPANNMSTVPKGPSMEHQHSSRVTEPAPRIVQDPYQTLGPISSRLANPGSGQIQLWQFLLELLSDSGNSGIITWEGTNGEFKMTDPDEVAKRWGERKSKPNMNYDKLSRALRYYYDKNIMTKVHGKRYAYKFDFQGISQAHQNHSAEGGIVKYQTEMPYAQPYHSHQPKMNFMGGHPAPMPVSPGNFFSAPSPYWNSPNSPIYPGSAMTRHPATHSHLSSYY, encoded by the exons ATGGACTGTACGATAAAG GAAGCGCTATCAGTGGTGAGTGAGGATCAGCCCATATTCGAGCCGCCCTACACCGCAGTGCACATGAAGGCCGAGATGACATCGCCCGGCGCGTTCAGCCAGGCCTCGAAGAGTCCCGAGCACACCGAGCCCGAGTGGGGGGGGTCATCAGCTCAGAACCCTGGGAAAAGAGGCGAACACGTCAATGGCACCAG CCGTGAGTCCCCTGTGGACTGCAGCGTCGTCAACAAGCGCTCCAGACACATGAGCAACGACGGGGCCCCGATGCCGTACCAGGCCTCGTATCCGGAGCCCCGCGTGAGCCCACAGACGGCAACCCCCCCCAGCAGCGCCACAGAGGAGAAGAGGGTCATCGTGCCAGCAG ATCCAGAGGTTTGGACACAGGACCACGTGAGGCAGTGGCTGGACTGGGCCATCAAGGAGTACGTCCTGGAGGAAGTGGACGTCATGCTCTTCCAAGCGCTGGACGGCAAGGCCCTTTGCAAGATGACCAAGGAAGACATGATGCGTCTCACGTCGGCCTACAACGCAGACATCCTGCTCTCACACCTCAGTTACCTCCGGCAGA GTAGCCCTACGTTCTCTTACTCCACAACTCCGACCAACACCACACCGCCCCAACAACCCAGACTACAGGTGAAAGCAG agagcGGGTTTGATGAGATCAGCTGCAGGGGCAGTTGGCCGGCAAACAACATGAGCACAGTGCCAAAAG GTCCCTCCATGGAGCACCAACACAGCTCAAGAGTTACAGAGCCCGCTCCAAGAATTGTCCAAG ACCCATATCAGACATTAGGGCCCATCAGCAGTCGACTAGCCAACCCAG GTTCGGGACAGATCCAGCTGTGGCAGTTCCTGCTGGAGCTGCTGTCCGACAGCGGCAACTCCGGCATCATCACCTGGGAGGGAACCAACGGCGAGTTCAAGATGACCGACCCGGACGAGGTGGCCAAGCGTTGGGGAGAGCGCAAGAGCAAGCCCAACATGAACTATGACAAGCTGAGCCGCGCTCTGCGCTACTACTATGACAAGAACATCATGACTAAGGTGCACGGCAAGCGCTACGCATACAAGTTTGACTTCCAAGGCATCTCGCAGGCGCACCAGAATCACTCAGCGGAGGGGGGGATTGTTAAGTACCAGACTGAGATGCCTTACGCCCAGCCCTACCACAGCCACCAGCCCAAAATGAACTTCATGGGTGGCCATCCTGCACCAATGCCAGTGTCTCCAGGCAACTTTTTCAGCGCTCCATCGCCGTACTGGAACTCTCCAAACAGCCCCATCTATCCTGGGTCAGCCATGACCAGACATCCCGCCACCCACTCCCACCTGAGCTCGTACTACTGA
- the fli1rs gene encoding fli-1 proto-oncogene, ETS transcription factor-related sequence isoform X1, with protein MDCTIKEALSVVSEDQPIFEPPYTAVHMKAEMTSPGAFSQASKSPEHTEPEWGGSSAQNPGKRGEHVNGTSRESPVDCSVVNKRSRHMSNDGAPMPYQASYPEPRVSPQTATPPSSATEEKRVIVPADPEVWTQDHVRQWLDWAIKEYVLEEVDVMLFQALDGKALCKMTKEDMMRLTSAYNADILLSHLSYLRQSSPTFSYSTTPTNTTPPQQPRLQVKAESGFDEISCRGSWPANNMSTVPKGPSMEHQHSSRVTEPAPRIVQDPYQTLGPISSRLANPEGQALSSSKNRTGKQSPFKLPDPSAHRPVGSGQIQLWQFLLELLSDSGNSGIITWEGTNGEFKMTDPDEVAKRWGERKSKPNMNYDKLSRALRYYYDKNIMTKVHGKRYAYKFDFQGISQAHQNHSAEGGIVKYQTEMPYAQPYHSHQPKMNFMGGHPAPMPVSPGNFFSAPSPYWNSPNSPIYPGSAMTRHPATHSHLSSYY; from the exons ATGGACTGTACGATAAAG GAAGCGCTATCAGTGGTGAGTGAGGATCAGCCCATATTCGAGCCGCCCTACACCGCAGTGCACATGAAGGCCGAGATGACATCGCCCGGCGCGTTCAGCCAGGCCTCGAAGAGTCCCGAGCACACCGAGCCCGAGTGGGGGGGGTCATCAGCTCAGAACCCTGGGAAAAGAGGCGAACACGTCAATGGCACCAG CCGTGAGTCCCCTGTGGACTGCAGCGTCGTCAACAAGCGCTCCAGACACATGAGCAACGACGGGGCCCCGATGCCGTACCAGGCCTCGTATCCGGAGCCCCGCGTGAGCCCACAGACGGCAACCCCCCCCAGCAGCGCCACAGAGGAGAAGAGGGTCATCGTGCCAGCAG ATCCAGAGGTTTGGACACAGGACCACGTGAGGCAGTGGCTGGACTGGGCCATCAAGGAGTACGTCCTGGAGGAAGTGGACGTCATGCTCTTCCAAGCGCTGGACGGCAAGGCCCTTTGCAAGATGACCAAGGAAGACATGATGCGTCTCACGTCGGCCTACAACGCAGACATCCTGCTCTCACACCTCAGTTACCTCCGGCAGA GTAGCCCTACGTTCTCTTACTCCACAACTCCGACCAACACCACACCGCCCCAACAACCCAGACTACAGGTGAAAGCAG agagcGGGTTTGATGAGATCAGCTGCAGGGGCAGTTGGCCGGCAAACAACATGAGCACAGTGCCAAAAG GTCCCTCCATGGAGCACCAACACAGCTCAAGAGTTACAGAGCCCGCTCCAAGAATTGTCCAAG ACCCATATCAGACATTAGGGCCCATCAGCAGTCGACTAGCCAACCCAG AAGGCCAAGCCCTCAGCTCGTCCAAGAACCGAACAGGCAAACAAAGTCCGTTCAAGCTCCCTGACCCCAGCGCTCACAGGCCTGTGG GTTCGGGACAGATCCAGCTGTGGCAGTTCCTGCTGGAGCTGCTGTCCGACAGCGGCAACTCCGGCATCATCACCTGGGAGGGAACCAACGGCGAGTTCAAGATGACCGACCCGGACGAGGTGGCCAAGCGTTGGGGAGAGCGCAAGAGCAAGCCCAACATGAACTATGACAAGCTGAGCCGCGCTCTGCGCTACTACTATGACAAGAACATCATGACTAAGGTGCACGGCAAGCGCTACGCATACAAGTTTGACTTCCAAGGCATCTCGCAGGCGCACCAGAATCACTCAGCGGAGGGGGGGATTGTTAAGTACCAGACTGAGATGCCTTACGCCCAGCCCTACCACAGCCACCAGCCCAAAATGAACTTCATGGGTGGCCATCCTGCACCAATGCCAGTGTCTCCAGGCAACTTTTTCAGCGCTCCATCGCCGTACTGGAACTCTCCAAACAGCCCCATCTATCCTGGGTCAGCCATGACCAGACATCCCGCCACCCACTCCCACCTGAGCTCGTACTACTGA
- the etsrp gene encoding ETS1-related protein isoform X1 — MYWDTITKPGDRNTDSKDLKIKMEICQPGYYTEDFRTQEVPAGFDFASYDCPGEDLSFLLDSKTSGQQQYVAESSYPDPPKVSHTYDIKASPSDSSLFNLDSYHEFNWWASYPQDSLTVGPSQTGYHESLQTYQSLVPQNGQFSPALEGSHSPFLTAKGTSQSETDHSFSCHSAELYDSDGQRQSSSFWPDYSSPSFTAPLPHPHPAPCPSNHGPHSSEQYCPRVVKRKNTHLQRLDREGQMTGMSAYPGSGPIQLWQFLLELLLDSACCTFICWTGDGWEFKMSDPAEVAKRWGQCKNKPKMNYEKLSRGLRYYYHKNIIHKTAGKRYVYRFACDIQGMLGKTAQEVLTSLNVLPTNTESWPGVPAATSELSSETWASQ, encoded by the exons ATGTACTGGGACACTATCACCAAACCTGGagacagaaacacagacagcaaAGACTTGAAAATAAAg ATGGAGATTTGCCAGCCTGGATATTACACGGAAGACTTCAGGACTCAGGAAGTGCCAGCTGGCTTCGACTTTGCATCTTATG ACTGCCCTGGTGAAGACCTGTCTTTTCTGTTAGACAGCAAAACATCCGGACAGCAGCAGTACGTCGCAGAGAGCAGCTACCCTGACCCACCAAAAGTTTCTCACACTTATGACATTAAAG CGAGCCCTAGTGACTCTTCCCTCTTCAACCTGGACTCATACCACGAGTTCAACTGGTGGGCCTCATATCCACAGG ATAGTCTGACGGTAGGCCCGTCCCAAACTGGTTACCATGAGTCTCTTCAGACGTACCAGAGCCTCGTGCCCCAAAATGGACAGTTCAGCCCGGCCCTGGAGGGCAGCCACAGCCCCTTCCTCACTGCCAAAGGAACCTCACAAA GTGAGACGGATCACAGCTTCTCGTGTCACTCCGCTGAACTCTACGACTCTGACGGGCAGAGGCAGTCGTCATCCTTCTGGCCGGATTACTCTTCCCCCAGCTTCACAGCCCCCTTACCTCACCCACACCCGGCCCCCTGCCCCTCTAACCACGGCCCTCATTCCTCAGAGCAGTACTGTCCCCGTGTGGTCAAACGCAAAAACACTCACCTTCAGAGGCTGGACAGGGAGGGCCAGATGACGGGGATGTCAGCTTATCCAG gtTCTGGTCCAATCCAGTTGTGGCAGTTTTTACTGGAGCTACTACTGGACTCTGCCTGCTGTACCTTCATCTGCTGGACGGGAGATGGCTGGGAATTCAAGATGTCCGACCCCGCAGAG GTGGCTAAGCGCTGGGGCCAATGCAAGAACAAACCCAAAATGAACTACGAGAAGTTGAGCCGTGGCCTGCGTTACTACTACCACAAGAACATCATCCACAAGACAGCGGGCAAACGCTATGTTTACCGCTTTGCCTGTGACATACAGGGCATGCTGGGAAAGACGGCGCAGGAGGTCCTGACGAGCCTGAACGTTTTGCCGACGAACACAGAGTCGTGGCCCGGGGTACCTGCAGCTACGTCAGAGCTGAGCAGTGAAACATGGGCGTCACAGTAG
- the etsrp gene encoding ETS1-related protein isoform X2 has translation MYWDTITKPGDRNTDSKDLKIKMEICQPGYYTEDFRTQEVPAGFDFASYDSKTSGQQQYVAESSYPDPPKVSHTYDIKASPSDSSLFNLDSYHEFNWWASYPQDSLTVGPSQTGYHESLQTYQSLVPQNGQFSPALEGSHSPFLTAKGTSQSETDHSFSCHSAELYDSDGQRQSSSFWPDYSSPSFTAPLPHPHPAPCPSNHGPHSSEQYCPRVVKRKNTHLQRLDREGQMTGMSAYPGSGPIQLWQFLLELLLDSACCTFICWTGDGWEFKMSDPAEVAKRWGQCKNKPKMNYEKLSRGLRYYYHKNIIHKTAGKRYVYRFACDIQGMLGKTAQEVLTSLNVLPTNTESWPGVPAATSELSSETWASQ, from the exons ATGTACTGGGACACTATCACCAAACCTGGagacagaaacacagacagcaaAGACTTGAAAATAAAg ATGGAGATTTGCCAGCCTGGATATTACACGGAAGACTTCAGGACTCAGGAAGTGCCAGCTGGCTTCGACTTTGCATCTTATG ACAGCAAAACATCCGGACAGCAGCAGTACGTCGCAGAGAGCAGCTACCCTGACCCACCAAAAGTTTCTCACACTTATGACATTAAAG CGAGCCCTAGTGACTCTTCCCTCTTCAACCTGGACTCATACCACGAGTTCAACTGGTGGGCCTCATATCCACAGG ATAGTCTGACGGTAGGCCCGTCCCAAACTGGTTACCATGAGTCTCTTCAGACGTACCAGAGCCTCGTGCCCCAAAATGGACAGTTCAGCCCGGCCCTGGAGGGCAGCCACAGCCCCTTCCTCACTGCCAAAGGAACCTCACAAA GTGAGACGGATCACAGCTTCTCGTGTCACTCCGCTGAACTCTACGACTCTGACGGGCAGAGGCAGTCGTCATCCTTCTGGCCGGATTACTCTTCCCCCAGCTTCACAGCCCCCTTACCTCACCCACACCCGGCCCCCTGCCCCTCTAACCACGGCCCTCATTCCTCAGAGCAGTACTGTCCCCGTGTGGTCAAACGCAAAAACACTCACCTTCAGAGGCTGGACAGGGAGGGCCAGATGACGGGGATGTCAGCTTATCCAG gtTCTGGTCCAATCCAGTTGTGGCAGTTTTTACTGGAGCTACTACTGGACTCTGCCTGCTGTACCTTCATCTGCTGGACGGGAGATGGCTGGGAATTCAAGATGTCCGACCCCGCAGAG GTGGCTAAGCGCTGGGGCCAATGCAAGAACAAACCCAAAATGAACTACGAGAAGTTGAGCCGTGGCCTGCGTTACTACTACCACAAGAACATCATCCACAAGACAGCGGGCAAACGCTATGTTTACCGCTTTGCCTGTGACATACAGGGCATGCTGGGAAAGACGGCGCAGGAGGTCCTGACGAGCCTGAACGTTTTGCCGACGAACACAGAGTCGTGGCCCGGGGTACCTGCAGCTACGTCAGAGCTGAGCAGTGAAACATGGGCGTCACAGTAG